Proteins from one Erpetoichthys calabaricus chromosome 11, fErpCal1.3, whole genome shotgun sequence genomic window:
- the LOC114660809 gene encoding pantothenate kinase 3, which yields MKIKDAKKPSFPWFGMDIGGTLVKLVYFEPIDITAEEEQEEVESLKSIRKYLTSNVAYGSTGIRDTHLELKNLSLLERRGNLHFIRFPTHDLPTFIQMGHDKNFSTLHTVLCATGGGAYKFEEEFRTIGNLQLHKLDELDCLVKGLLYIDSPSFNGQAECYYFENALEPERCQKMPYNLEDPYPLLVVNIGSGVSILAVYSKDNYKRVSGTSLGGGTFLGLCSLLTGCDNFDEALEMASRGDSRNADKLVQDIYGGDYERFDLPGWAVASSFGNMIHKEKRETVSKEDLARATLVTITNNIGWIAKMCAVNEKINRVVFVGNFLRVNTLSMKLLAYALEYWSQGQQKALFLEHEGYFGAVGALLGLLNFT from the exons CTTTTCCATGGTTTGGAATGGACATTGGTGGAACATTAGTGAAGCTTGTCTACTTTGAGCCCATTGATATTACAGCAGAGGAAGAACAAGAGGAAGTTGAAAGTCTGAAGAGTATTCGCAAGTACCTAACTTCTAATGTAGCTTATGGCTCCACTGGTATCCGTGACACCCATCTGGAACTAAAAAACCTTTCCCTTCTGGAACGTCGTGGCAACCTTCACTTTATTCGTTTTCCCACTCATGACCTGCCCACTTTTATCCAAATGGGCCATGACAAAAACTTTTCCACCTTGCATACGGTGCTATGTGCCACTGGAGGGGGAGCATACAAGTTTGAGGAAGAATTTAGAACG ATTGGAAACTTACAACTCCACAAACTGGATGAACTTGACTGCCTAGTCAAAGGACTTCTCTACATCGACTCTCCCAGTTTTAATGGTCAGGCAGAATGCTATTACTTTGAGAATGCACTGGAGCCAGAGAGGTGCCAGAAGATGCCTTATAATCTGGAAGATCCTTACCCTTTGCTGGTGGTTAACATTGGCTCAGGTGTCAGCATTTTAGCAGTATACTCCAAAGACAACTATAAACGAGTTTCTGGAACCAG tcTAGGTGGTGGAACATTCTTAGGACTGTGTAGTTTGCTGACTGGATGTGACAACTTTGATGAAGCTCTTGAAATGGCATCAAGAGGTGATAGCAGAAATGCAGACAAGCTGGTTCAAGATATTTATGGTGGTGACTATGAGCGGTTTGATTTGCCAGGATGGGCTGTTGCATCTAG CTTTGGGAACATGATCCATAAAGAAAAGCGAGAAACTGTGAGTAAGGAGGACCTGGCAAGAGCTACCCTGGTTACCATCACCAACAACATTGGCTGGATTGCAAAGATGTGTGCTGTGAATGAG aaaataaacagaGTGGTGTTTGTTGGAAACTTTCTACGTGTGAACACTCTGTCTATGAAGCTCCTCGCTTATGCATTGGAATACTGGTCCCAAGGGCAACAGAAAGCATTGTTCCTAGAGCATGAG